A part of Cannabis sativa cultivar Pink pepper isolate KNU-18-1 chromosome 6, ASM2916894v1, whole genome shotgun sequence genomic DNA contains:
- the LOC133039281 gene encoding uncharacterized protein LOC133039281: MKGIMRFGKRGKLSPRFIGPFEILDRVGQVAYRLALPPTLAETHNVFHISMSRKYVPDPTHVLKYENLNLQQDMSYMAHPVRVIEKGTKVLRNKTIPLVKILWSDSHDREATWELEKDMQNQYPELFSSK, encoded by the coding sequence ATGAAGGGGATTATGCGTTTCGGAAAAAGGGGAAAGTTAAGCCCAAGATTTATAGGTCCTTTTGAGATACTGGACAGAGTTGGTCAGGTAGCTTACCGTTTGGCCCTACCGCCAACATTAGCAGAAACGCATAATGTTTTCCACATTTCCATGTCACGTAAGTATGTACCTGATCCGACACATGTGCTTAAATACGAGAACTTGAACTTGCAGCAGGACATGAGTTATATGGCACACCCTGTGCGCGTGATAGAAAAAGGAACAAAAGTATTACGAAATAAGACTATACCCTTAGTCAAAATCCTGTGGAGTGATAGTCATGATAGAGAAGCGACATGGGAGTTGGAGAAGGACATGCAGAATCAGTACCCCGAGTTATTCTCAAGtaagtaa